Genomic window (Magnolia sinica isolate HGM2019 chromosome 10, MsV1, whole genome shotgun sequence):
TGTAAATATCTAAATTTCCGTGTCTGTTCTTATATTCATATTCATATTTATTTTCAAGATGTTGATGAAAGTTTTTTCTTCGGAAGTTCTTTTAAGTAGCTATGCAATTTACTGCATGTTACTCGAACTTCGCATTCTCTAACaaataagaaaatgaagaagaagagaattaCCTAATAAAGCCCCATAAAAATGGTATTACCATGTTCGCTCGTTCTTTATGTTTATTCACCTGAAGGGTTTGCAGCGAATGAAAATAATCTTGGGGTTTTTgtctcgattttttttttttctagggggCTTCAGTAATTTTCCTGAGAAAGCCTTTGATGGaatccttaaaatttttataCTGCTCtcataattttctaaaatttgatgCTTTTAACTGGACATATCTCGATAGGACGTCAAAGACCCACTTGCCAGATTTCAGTAATGTAGCCTCTAATCTGTAATTTTCAATAAAAAGAATTCAAAGAAAAAATCTCTCTGAAGAAATTCAAATCTTTATTTGGAATTCTACAGTAATTaggtatctccctctctctcttataattgcTGAGCATCATCGTGGTAGGTGGAAAGCTTTTCTGAATAATGACGTCTTCATCCAATGCACATTGCATACATGTATTAATCCCAGCCATCCAAATCATCAGCCCAAATATTGTAGTTGGCCGGTAGCCAAAATTCTTATACATCATACTCcttaaaccatctgaatcagccTCTTAAATTTATACCATCCACGACTGGCCCACAATTTAGATGGGCTTGATTGGTGCATTGTTTGCCAAGATTTTGCTGGAGATTTGCCACCATTTCAGTAACTATGGTAATTGCACTATGCACATTGATTGAATCTATCCTCCCTTCAATTTGTagaggtttgctcgaatacatcccgcgtattgaaatataatacatCAAGACTTTAGACTTTGAATTCTGgtcatgatccaaaccatttatacagATTTCTCATGTTGTATGTGTTGAAGTCCCTCGATATACATTGATAGACCACActttgacagcttaagcttttagagtaaatggttgtttgacgtGATATTAGAGCAGAAGATCTCAAGGGCAGCAAGTATGccttgctaatatattattctcccatagGGGTCAGAAAATTTGGTGGgtggggtgttgaagtgataaaatccctcaatatacattaagtttttagagtaaatggtggTCACCGTAACCTTTGTATAAtcagtgagatttttttttttgggcatccTCCGTCCAAGAGAATCACACTAGGATGTATTAATTCAAGCAATCCTCCTAATATGCATGTTTAACAGTTGTTGACAATCTTTCATTATATCTGAAAACTAAGCACTATCTTTTCATATATCACAGACCATATAGGTAGTTCTTCCATAGGCGAACTACGGCTAGAAGTGGATCAGATTCTCAAGAGGGATCAAGCTCGAGTTGAATACCTGAACAAAAGGATTAAAGCTGGGCAGTCTAAAGCTCATATGAACACATCCACCGGTTCCATGCCATCGGTTGACAAGCAAGATCAGACCGACTTGAAGCCCGATCAGCACCAAGGCAAGGCGGCATAAGCACTCAACCCATTTAATTAATCATCCCATGGTTGTTGAATTGGTACTAGTACTATTTATTTTCGGAAGGGTGCATATGAACTAGTATTGTTTGGGAAAGAGGTGCATGGTGACTACTATTTCTTTGGCAAAGGTTGTATAGGAGGTAGAATTTTGCATGGTTTGGAGTCTTGAAAATGTGGTTAGAGAGTTATTAGTATTAATTGTCTAAGGCTCTTTGTAATTAATTACAAACATTCTTGAAAAATGAAAGAAGTTAAATTTGATAGCCATGGAAAGAGAATTTCTTTTATTTGCATGCAAACGATTATTTTCCACTCTACCACTGAGCTACTAAGGAACAACACAATATTAGATCTCATAGAGTTCAGTTCGGATTCTCATTCATGACCAATATGAATCCAAATCTTTCTATAAATACTCAGGAGATCGAAGTGTGACCCATCTAAGATTTGAATACCTGATTAAAAAGCTTAAAGCTAGGCGGTCTAAAGCTCATATGAACACATCCACCGGTTCCATACCATCTGTCAAGCAAGATCACATGCACTGACTTAATGCCGGGTCAGTACAAAGTCGGCATGACTACTCAACCCATTTAATCAGCCCAGTATTATTTATTTTGAGAAGGGTGAATATGAAATAGTATTGTTTGGGAAGAGTTGCATAGGAGGTAGAAATTtgaatggttttgagtcttgaaAATGTGGTCAGAGAGTTATTAGAATTAATTGTCCAAGGGTCTTTGTAATTTATGAACattcaagaaaaatgaaagaaattgatAGCCTTAGAAGGAGAATTTCTTTTATAATTGCAAGCAAACAACTTTTTTCCACCCAAATTAAAGTTCCCATTGAAGTTGAGTTAAGAACCAACCACTCTACTAC
Coding sequences:
- the LOC131257312 gene encoding uncharacterized protein LOC131257312 translates to MDMKMGLVFFLVFSLLFLKGVSAIRNPRRRPTSLSPVQTDHIGSSSIGELRLEVDQILKRDQARVEYLNKRIKAGQSKAHMNTSTGSMPSVDKQDQTDLKPDQHQGKAA